In Humulus lupulus chromosome 6, drHumLupu1.1, whole genome shotgun sequence, a single genomic region encodes these proteins:
- the LOC133783322 gene encoding uncharacterized protein LOC133783322 has product MIRKNDDEVEWLEMETMSLILSIINDDILLEILLRLPDFRCIVECAYVCKRWFSFIFGSKAYFSHRFNHYHRQKRLINNNSPTSSPSLPFTLLFTGLSVRTSPFPFEFFSERSKTLDYGRKPALGFLPWTRNDNEYAFLWSSFEDLLLIQLSFKRLYVCNPFLRQYVALPEPNPNNTLFHPRCRYALVVLGRGSDANMIKYKVVKISTEVNNLNSAPPPFHLHLSIFSSETGQWSSSTFEFPVFLHIWSHRSVVVGSNGIVYWPYGVDAIEGVVALNLCSKQCRLIDLPRELGCEWYRSEYRVRAGVVRGRLQLVQLFWSEDKQFYVFKAWELDDDDDGNKVYWNLVHHHDQMSMNFQTCMSSQQLTILAPHPDDRDMFFFSRSININCENKEIFLCRILGQNRNHIESLCHLPPGSPLRLRVVPLLHPWWPTQIPQLRI; this is encoded by the exons ATGATCAG gaagaatGATGATGAAGTAGAATGGTTAGAGATGGAGACAATGTCGCTAATATTGTCGATTATTAATGATGATATTCTTTTGGAAATATTACTTCGACTTCCTGATTTTAGATGTATAGTGGAGTGTGCTTATGTCTGCAAGCGCTGGTTCTCGTTCATTTTTGGTTCGAAAGCCTATTTCAGCCATAGATTCAATCACTATCACCGTCAAAAaagactaattaataataattcaCCAACTTCGTCACCATCTCTTCCATTTACCCTACTATTTACAGGCCTTTCTGTGAGAACTTCCCCATTCCCATTCGAGTTTTTCTCAGAGAGGTCAAAAACTCTAGACTATGGACGAAAACCAGCACTAGGGTTTTTGCCTTGGACGAGGAACGACAATGAATATGCATTTTTATGGTCCTCGTTTGAGGATTTGTTGTTGATCCAACTATCTTTTAAACGTTTGTATGTTTGTAATCCTTTTTTAAGACAATATGTTGCACTTCCCGAGCCTAATCCAAATAATACATTATTCCATCCACGTTGTAGATATGCATTAGTAGTATTAGGTAGAGGTAGTGATGCTAATATGATCAAATATAAGGTGGTCAAAATAAGTACAGAGGTGAATAATTTAAATAGTGCACCACCACCATTCCATCTTCATTTAAGCATTTTTTCGTCTGAGACTGGGCAATGGAGCTCTTCAACTTTCGAATTTCCAGTGTTCTTGCATATATGGTCTCACCGAAGTGTCGTTGTTGGAAGTAATGGAATTGTGTACTGGCCATATGGTGTCGATGCAATTGAAGGTGTTGTTGCATTGAATCTTTGTTCAAAACAATGTCGTTTGATTGATTTACCTCGAGAATTAGGTTGCGAATGGTATCGTTCAGAGTACAGGGTGCGTGCTGGAGTGGTTCGAGGAAGGTTACAGCTTGTGCAGTTGTTTTGGAGCGAGGATAAGCAATTCTATGTTTTTAAGGCATGGGAActggatgatgatgatgatggtaatAAGGTGTACTGGAATTTGGTGCACCACCATGATCAGATGTCGATGAACTTTCAAACTTGTATGAGCTCACAACAACTTACCATACTCGCTCCCCATCCGGATGATAGagacatgttttttttttcacgcTCCATCAATATCAACTGCGAAAATAAAGAGATTTTCTTATGTCGAATACTTGGCCAAAATCGCAATCACATAGAAAGCCTTTGTCATCTTCCACCTGGATCGCCTTTAAGGCTGCGTGTTGTTCCTCTTCTGCATCCGTGGTGGCCTACTCAAATTCCTCAACTACgcatttaa